In a single window of the Desulfonatronum thiodismutans genome:
- a CDS encoding CBS domain-containing protein, with product MPTSPKTLITAHNNADFDALAAMVAAGKLYPGATLIFPGSQEKNLRNFFIQSATYLFNFQSMKEIDASAVELLVVVDTRQRSRVEHVRSVLDQPGLTIHVYDHHPDSEEDLPAQKSVVQPWGSTTAILIKEIRERGLSVSPDEATIMGLGIYEDTGAFTFSSTTTHDFDAASWLLAQGMDLDTISDLITRDLSAQQINLLHAMLGTAAVHEINGIEVVITEVSVDEYVGDFAVLVHKLVDMENIRVLFALARMNDRVHLIARSRRPEVDVGRICGFFGGGGHVYAASATIKDRTLSEIKDELFALLYSHINPQILVRDFMSKPAVTVPEGTTLIQATEIMTRYGLKAIPVVHENGGCLGILEHQLSDRAVGHGLGELTVDEYMQRDVAVLTPEDDLYAVMEIILGQKQRLVPVMEEGHVSAVITRTDLITIFIQESARIPEFLLPERKTERNVKNMLRSRLPEPILSLLEHAGALGQAMGVNVYAVGGFIRDILLNRPNLDIDLVVEGDGIGFAQLFSRELDGRIRMHKKFQTAVVILPDGQKVDVATARLEYYQYPTALPTVELSSIKMDLYRRDFTINALAVRLAPDHFGNLVDFFSAQKDIKEKSIRVLHSLSFVEDPTRILRAIRFEQRFHFRMDRQTERLIKNAMNLNLFHKLSGRRLFQELRLIMEEREVLACFRRMDGFTLLQVLHPLLKLTDQLETTLGEVERVLNWYRLLYLEPKAQSWKLYFLGLGSALDDAQFQILMRRLSFSDKDESSLWAMRRTLDETIHLLSQWQGRDGAMSELFFILNPLPLESVLFLMARGQKEAMRRNISLFLTQLRTQKVAMTGKDLKAMGLPPGPHYSEILRAVQAAMIDGKAPDRGNQLVLAGKLVDEYKRAAPSRNGNSEIPNKLRNTRRHTTS from the coding sequence ATGCCCACATCACCCAAAACCCTGATCACCGCCCACAACAACGCCGACTTCGACGCCCTGGCGGCCATGGTCGCCGCGGGCAAGCTGTATCCGGGCGCGACGCTGATTTTTCCCGGCAGTCAGGAAAAGAACCTGCGCAATTTTTTCATTCAAAGCGCGACCTATCTCTTCAATTTCCAGTCCATGAAGGAGATCGACGCCTCGGCCGTGGAGCTGCTGGTGGTGGTGGACACCCGGCAACGCTCCCGGGTGGAGCATGTCCGCTCCGTGCTGGACCAGCCCGGCCTGACCATCCATGTCTACGACCACCATCCGGATTCCGAGGAGGACCTGCCGGCCCAAAAAAGCGTGGTCCAGCCCTGGGGATCGACCACGGCCATCCTGATCAAGGAAATCCGGGAGCGTGGGCTTTCCGTGAGCCCGGACGAAGCCACGATCATGGGCCTGGGCATCTACGAGGACACCGGGGCCTTCACCTTTTCCTCCACCACCACCCACGACTTCGACGCGGCCTCCTGGCTCCTGGCCCAGGGCATGGACCTGGACACCATCTCGGATCTGATCACCCGGGACCTGAGCGCCCAGCAGATCAATCTCCTGCACGCCATGCTCGGCACGGCCGCGGTGCACGAGATCAACGGGATCGAGGTGGTGATCACCGAGGTCAGCGTGGACGAGTACGTGGGGGATTTCGCCGTGCTGGTGCACAAGCTGGTGGACATGGAGAACATCCGGGTGCTCTTCGCCCTGGCCCGGATGAACGACCGGGTGCACCTCATCGCCCGTAGCCGGCGGCCCGAAGTGGACGTGGGGCGGATCTGCGGCTTTTTCGGCGGGGGGGGGCACGTCTACGCCGCCTCCGCGACCATCAAGGACCGCACCCTGTCCGAAATCAAGGACGAGCTGTTCGCCCTGCTCTACTCGCACATCAACCCGCAGATCCTGGTCCGGGACTTCATGTCCAAGCCCGCGGTCACCGTGCCCGAGGGCACGACCCTGATCCAGGCCACGGAAATCATGACCCGCTACGGCCTGAAGGCCATTCCCGTGGTCCATGAGAACGGCGGGTGCCTGGGAATCCTGGAGCACCAGCTGTCGGACCGGGCCGTGGGCCACGGCCTGGGCGAGCTGACCGTGGACGAGTACATGCAGCGGGACGTGGCCGTACTCACGCCTGAGGACGATCTCTACGCGGTGATGGAAATCATCCTGGGTCAGAAGCAGCGGTTGGTGCCGGTCATGGAAGAAGGCCACGTCAGCGCGGTGATCACCCGCACGGACCTGATCACCATCTTCATCCAGGAGTCCGCCCGGATTCCGGAATTTTTGCTGCCCGAGCGCAAAACCGAGCGCAACGTCAAGAACATGCTCCGCTCCCGACTGCCGGAGCCCATCCTGAGCCTGTTGGAGCACGCCGGGGCCCTGGGCCAGGCCATGGGCGTGAACGTCTACGCCGTGGGCGGCTTTATCCGGGACATCCTGCTCAACCGGCCAAACCTGGACATCGATCTGGTGGTGGAGGGCGACGGGATCGGCTTTGCCCAGCTCTTCAGCCGCGAACTGGACGGACGGATCCGGATGCACAAGAAATTCCAGACCGCCGTGGTCATTCTCCCGGACGGCCAGAAGGTGGACGTGGCCACGGCCCGCCTGGAGTATTACCAGTACCCCACGGCCCTGCCCACGGTGGAACTCTCCTCCATCAAGATGGACCTCTACCGCCGGGACTTCACCATCAACGCCCTGGCGGTGCGCCTTGCGCCGGACCATTTCGGGAATCTGGTGGACTTTTTCTCGGCCCAGAAGGACATCAAGGAGAAGAGCATCCGCGTGCTGCACTCCCTGAGCTTCGTGGAGGACCCGACCCGCATCCTTCGGGCCATCCGCTTCGAGCAACGCTTTCATTTCCGGATGGACCGCCAGACCGAGCGGCTGATCAAGAACGCCATGAACCTGAATCTGTTCCATAAGCTCTCCGGGCGGCGACTATTCCAGGAGCTGCGGCTGATCATGGAGGAACGCGAAGTTCTGGCCTGCTTCCGGCGCATGGACGGCTTCACCCTGCTTCAGGTCCTCCACCCCCTGCTCAAGCTCACCGACCAGCTGGAAACAACCCTGGGCGAGGTGGAACGGGTCCTGAACTGGTACCGCCTGCTCTACCTGGAACCAAAGGCCCAATCCTGGAAACTCTATTTCCTCGGCCTGGGCTCGGCCCTGGACGACGCCCAGTTTCAAATCCTGATGCGTCGTCTGAGCTTTTCGGATAAAGACGAGTCATCCCTGTGGGCCATGCGCCGCACCCTGGATGAAACCATTCACCTTCTGAGCCAATGGCAAGGCCGCGACGGGGCCATGAGCGAGCTCTTCTTCATCCTCAACCCGCTGCCCCTGGAGTCGGTTCTGTTTCTGATGGCCCGTGGCCAGAAAGAGGCCATGCGCCGAAATATCTCTCTGTTTCTGACTCAACTCAGAACCCAGAAGGTCGCGATGACCGGCAAGGACCTCAAAGCCATGGGCCTGCCCCCCGGGCCGCACTATTCCGAAATCCTCCGGGCCGTCCAGGCGGCCATGATCGACGGCAAGGCCCCGGACCGGGGCAACCAGTTGGTTTTGGCCGGGAAACTGGTGGACGAATATAAACGGGCCGCGCCTTCACGGAATGGAAACAGCGAAATCCCCAACAAGCTGAGAAACACAAGGAGACATACCACATCATGA
- a CDS encoding transglycosylase SLT domain-containing protein: MIQSYFRRFSRLWLRAAAMVMALITFLAPVFMAGPAQARSFQDILDSGELRVCFAPIHPSVVQAEPEDCREDCRFSGPAFDAARAFTDFLGDSVTMRALRIDWDEQFFSDQGRTDRDAEYVPALLDSGRCDLYPNNLTRNAWRLQKMDIVTMFTNRMMVLVNAESGQTIRGPSELGGKIAVVEKDTSYHTWLQDRNQTIFVNEPVDIRLQPTADGLNNLAQGKADFTVIDADAAFWIIRNQFPDLIMAFPVGSMEEVGWGIRKESPELRQALQDFFDQQRAGRDSALNATWNRHFGMNLNQFISLLGSMQD; encoded by the coding sequence ATGATCCAATCTTATTTTCGGCGCTTCTCGCGCCTTTGGCTTCGCGCCGCGGCCATGGTCATGGCCCTGATCACGTTTTTGGCGCCGGTCTTCATGGCCGGTCCGGCTCAGGCCCGGTCTTTTCAGGACATCCTGGACAGCGGAGAACTGCGGGTCTGTTTCGCGCCGATCCATCCATCCGTGGTCCAGGCCGAACCCGAAGACTGCCGGGAGGACTGCCGTTTTTCCGGCCCGGCTTTCGACGCGGCTCGTGCCTTCACGGACTTTCTTGGAGACTCGGTGACCATGCGCGCCCTGCGCATTGATTGGGACGAACAGTTTTTCAGCGACCAGGGGCGCACCGACCGGGACGCGGAATACGTGCCGGCCTTGCTGGATTCCGGGCGTTGCGACCTGTACCCCAACAACCTGACCAGAAATGCCTGGCGGCTCCAAAAAATGGACATCGTGACCATGTTCACCAACCGGATGATGGTGCTGGTCAACGCCGAGAGCGGACAAACCATCCGCGGCCCATCCGAGCTGGGGGGGAAGATCGCGGTGGTGGAAAAGGACACATCTTACCATACCTGGCTTCAGGACCGGAACCAAACGATTTTCGTGAACGAACCAGTGGACATCCGCCTCCAGCCAACCGCCGACGGTCTGAACAATTTGGCTCAGGGAAAAGCCGACTTCACGGTGATCGACGCGGACGCCGCGTTCTGGATCATCCGGAATCAGTTTCCCGACCTGATCATGGCCTTTCCCGTGGGGTCCATGGAAGAAGTGGGCTGGGGGATCCGCAAGGAGAGTCCGGAATTGCGCCAAGCCCTGCAGGACTTTTTCGACCAGCAACGCGCGGGACGCGATTCAGCCCTGAACGCGACATGGAACCGCCATTTCGGCATGAATCTGAACCAATTCATCAGCCTGCTCGGCTCGATGCAGGACTAA